A region of Trichocoleus sp. FACHB-46 DNA encodes the following proteins:
- a CDS encoding hybrid sensor histidine kinase/response regulator yields the protein MMIDDDELRSIFKTASEEHLQHLEAGLLYLEEHPSDRTRLEDLLREAHSLKGDANMLGVRDVGTLAHQIEDVLGTVKRGNIRLAAVSDRLYYGLDAIRKLVHESVTGEPADINAFHVLAHLMGAPESDSSSSAVSADQSASTTFSLPTATDLQGISTDTSLVASDSASDTAEVLNGHLIQPVDAETPVDADTADSATTIPLIAAEGLPHEGSHVVIGEFVTAELGENSGDNGYHLLSTQEPPTLNSTATPAALPQTPGTNLPAAPAIADANNSGGYKIETIRVETQKLDALMIQTGELTVTKIRVAHRLSEIEAIASLWEEWSRDTFVNRFVFSSSDRPATQRDLKQLQTFYQRTEERLDRLGLLINRLKSDAYEDNARLDIVASELEEGVRTLRLLPLSTIFQLLPRIVRDLAKQQGKEVNLIIEGGETRADKRILEEMKDPLMHMVRNAIDHGLESPTEREKLGKSRQATIRLKGYQTATNIVIEISDDGRGLDVESIRQTALKREVIREADLAIMTPSQIQALIFSPGFSTRNFVTEISGRGVGLDVVRTNVERLKGTIQVESQLGQGCTFRIQMGTTLATAHVLIVEVQGRPYAIPVEAVHTTLLVQPHEIFAIEGRETVILADQPVSIVKLADLLELKSSPPSRPTQPGFSSKLLPCIILKVGSDRVGLLVEALLDEQDVVLKPQSKLLKRVRNVAGATILGTGEVCMVLHPQDLLKSVRQRATTLVPKAFAEVQAPKQVVLLVEDSITIRTQEKRILESAGYEVVTAVDGLDGFNKLRNREFDAVISDVQMPNLDGLGLTAKIRQHKEYSELPIILVTSLATDEDKRRGAEAGANAYITKGTFDQKVLLDTLRRLV from the coding sequence ATGATGATCGACGACGATGAACTCCGGAGTATCTTTAAAACTGCCAGCGAAGAACATTTACAGCACCTCGAAGCAGGCTTACTGTATTTGGAGGAACATCCGAGCGATCGCACTAGATTAGAAGATTTACTGCGAGAAGCGCACAGCCTGAAGGGTGATGCCAACATGCTAGGAGTCAGAGATGTCGGCACCTTGGCGCACCAGATTGAGGATGTTCTAGGAACGGTTAAGCGTGGCAACATCAGGCTAGCGGCAGTGAGCGATCGCCTCTACTACGGCTTAGACGCAATCCGTAAATTAGTGCATGAATCAGTCACAGGAGAACCTGCTGACATTAATGCTTTCCACGTCCTCGCTCATTTAATGGGAGCACCGGAATCAGATTCTTCGTCCTCAGCCGTCTCTGCTGATCAGTCTGCAAGTACCACATTTTCCTTACCTACCGCCACAGATCTCCAGGGAATTTCCACTGATACATCTTTAGTAGCGAGCGACAGCGCTAGTGATACCGCTGAAGTACTAAACGGCCACCTGATACAGCCTGTTGATGCAGAAACCCCAGTAGATGCTGATACTGCTGATTCAGCCACAACGATTCCCTTGATTGCGGCTGAGGGATTACCTCACGAGGGCAGCCATGTGGTTATCGGCGAATTTGTGACTGCTGAGCTGGGAGAAAACAGCGGAGACAACGGTTATCATCTTCTCTCAACTCAAGAACCTCCGACTCTCAACTCCACAGCAACTCCTGCGGCCCTTCCTCAAACTCCAGGGACAAATTTGCCAGCGGCTCCAGCGATCGCGGATGCTAACAATTCAGGTGGCTACAAGATTGAAACAATTCGAGTTGAGACGCAAAAACTCGATGCTTTGATGATCCAGACAGGTGAGCTAACCGTGACTAAAATCCGGGTGGCTCATCGCTTAAGTGAGATTGAAGCGATCGCGAGTTTGTGGGAAGAATGGAGTCGCGATACCTTTGTCAATCGGTTTGTCTTCAGTTCTAGCGATCGCCCCGCCACCCAGAGAGACCTCAAACAACTGCAAACGTTTTACCAACGGACAGAAGAACGTCTAGATCGGCTTGGATTGCTCATTAATCGCTTAAAAAGTGATGCCTACGAGGATAATGCTCGCCTAGATATTGTGGCCAGCGAACTAGAAGAAGGCGTTCGGACTCTGCGCCTCTTGCCACTATCCACGATTTTTCAATTGCTGCCGCGCATCGTGCGAGACTTAGCCAAGCAACAAGGCAAAGAAGTCAATTTGATCATTGAGGGTGGAGAAACCCGGGCTGATAAGCGGATACTAGAGGAGATGAAAGACCCCTTGATGCACATGGTTCGCAACGCCATTGATCATGGTCTAGAATCTCCCACAGAACGAGAAAAATTAGGCAAGTCTCGGCAGGCTACGATTCGCCTCAAGGGCTACCAAACCGCCACCAATATCGTCATTGAAATCAGTGATGATGGTCGGGGTTTAGATGTTGAGAGTATTAGGCAGACAGCCCTCAAGCGAGAGGTAATTCGAGAAGCAGATTTGGCCATTATGACTCCCAGCCAAATTCAAGCACTCATCTTTTCGCCCGGATTTTCCACCCGAAACTTTGTTACCGAAATTTCTGGCCGAGGAGTTGGGCTAGATGTGGTCCGCACCAATGTCGAGCGCCTCAAGGGTACCATTCAAGTAGAGTCGCAGTTGGGTCAAGGTTGCACCTTCCGCATCCAAATGGGCACAACCTTAGCGACAGCTCATGTGCTAATTGTAGAAGTGCAGGGGCGGCCTTATGCGATCCCCGTAGAAGCCGTGCATACGACTTTATTAGTGCAACCTCATGAGATTTTTGCCATCGAAGGGCGGGAAACCGTTATCCTGGCAGACCAACCTGTGTCGATTGTGAAATTGGCGGATTTGCTAGAACTAAAATCAAGTCCACCGTCGCGTCCTACCCAGCCTGGTTTCAGCTCCAAGTTATTACCCTGTATCATCTTGAAGGTGGGCAGCGATCGCGTCGGGCTACTGGTAGAGGCTTTACTCGACGAACAAGATGTAGTGCTCAAACCCCAAAGCAAATTACTCAAGCGAGTCCGGAATGTGGCTGGAGCAACGATTTTAGGGACTGGCGAAGTTTGCATGGTGCTCCACCCCCAAGACCTGCTCAAGTCAGTGCGGCAGCGAGCTACCACTTTGGTTCCCAAGGCCTTTGCAGAAGTGCAAGCACCCAAACAAGTAGTCCTGCTCGTAGAAGATTCGATCACCATTCGGACTCAAGAGAAGCGCATTTTGGAGAGTGCTGGTTACGAAGTAGTGACAGCAGTGGATGGCTTAGATGGCTTCAACAAGCTGAGAAATCGTGAATTTGATGCTGTAATTTCCGATGTCCAAATGCCCAACTTGGATGGTTTGGGGTTAACTGCTAAGATTCGTCAGCATAAAGAATATAGCGAGCTGCCAATTATTTTGGTCACGTCTTTAGCAACCGATGAGGATAAGCGCCGAGGAGCAGAAGCGGGAGCCAACGCCTACATTACAAAAGGTACTTTTGACCAGAAGGTGTTACTAGACACCTTAAGGAGACTTGTTTAG
- the cheB gene encoding chemotaxis-specific protein-glutamate methyltransferase CheB: MSSLPIRVFLVEDSPVSLVILQRMLSSSTDIQVVGTARNGIEALQLIPQVEPTVICTDFYMPGMDGLEFTKQIMAEYPRPILVISASVQPDNTHNIFQLLEAGAVDVFPKPGAGLATDYELVKQELITKIRVLSGVTVFTKQRRFPVTQSPSSGSMPSGNYPTSTGSRIGLNTGPKRVLAIGASTGGPQALQAVLKPLPASLPFPVLCVQHISEGFLQGLVNWLKAECRLHVKIAQAGEVPLAGTVYFAPERSHLELDRQGKFLCSVSPLVDGHRPSVTVTFNSVAKFYGKAAIGTLLTGMGRDGAEGMRAIAEAGGLTIAQDEKSSIVFGMPKEAIALGAAQHVLPVNDIANFITSKVLPKKL; the protein is encoded by the coding sequence ATGTCGTCTTTGCCAATTCGGGTTTTTCTGGTAGAAGATTCTCCAGTATCTCTGGTTATCCTGCAACGGATGCTTTCTTCTTCAACAGACATTCAAGTTGTTGGAACCGCCCGGAATGGTATTGAAGCTTTGCAACTGATTCCCCAAGTGGAACCGACCGTCATTTGCACAGATTTCTACATGCCAGGGATGGATGGGCTAGAGTTTACCAAGCAAATCATGGCAGAGTATCCTCGCCCCATCTTGGTAATTAGTGCCTCTGTCCAGCCTGACAACACGCATAATATCTTTCAGTTGCTAGAAGCGGGAGCGGTGGATGTTTTCCCAAAGCCCGGTGCAGGGTTGGCCACTGACTACGAGCTAGTCAAGCAGGAATTAATCACTAAGATTAGAGTCCTGTCTGGTGTGACTGTCTTTACAAAGCAGCGTCGCTTCCCGGTGACTCAGTCTCCATCTTCAGGAAGTATGCCCAGTGGCAACTATCCAACCTCTACAGGGTCGCGTATCGGGTTGAATACAGGGCCAAAGCGAGTACTAGCCATTGGAGCATCCACAGGTGGACCCCAAGCACTGCAAGCAGTTTTGAAACCACTACCTGCCAGCTTGCCCTTCCCAGTCTTGTGTGTGCAGCATATCAGCGAAGGATTTTTGCAGGGATTAGTGAATTGGCTTAAGGCTGAATGTCGATTGCATGTCAAAATTGCTCAAGCGGGTGAAGTGCCGCTGGCAGGAACGGTATATTTTGCCCCGGAGCGATCGCATTTAGAACTCGATCGCCAAGGTAAGTTCCTTTGCTCAGTTTCGCCCTTGGTAGATGGGCATCGCCCCTCGGTCACGGTGACCTTTAACTCTGTGGCTAAGTTTTATGGTAAGGCGGCAATCGGTACTCTGTTGACTGGAATGGGCCGAGACGGTGCTGAGGGCATGCGAGCGATCGCTGAAGCAGGCGGCCTCACCATTGCTCAAGATGAGAAAAGTAGCATCGTGTTTGGCATGCCGAAGGAAGCGATCGCGCTGGGGGCCGCACAGCACGTACTACCCGTCAATGACATCGCCAATTTTATTACTAGCAAAGTCTTGCCCAAAAAGTTGTAG